One stretch of Sander lucioperca isolate FBNREF2018 chromosome 13, SLUC_FBN_1.2, whole genome shotgun sequence DNA includes these proteins:
- the LOC116060388 gene encoding olfactory receptor 52K1-like — protein sequence MENYTYNSCTLQVEGLKVTEVSVYPVFLFFFFSYLIIIFANVGIVVVVFIDKSLHQPMYLLFCNLPVNDIIGNSIMLPRLLSDILQSSSVHIISYYECVIQAFTSHIYATTCHTVLMIMAFDRYVAICNPLRYAAIMTNKMVIKLTVSAWGVAFVLVGILLGLTIRLNRCRTLITNPYCDNASLFKLSCENVSINNAYGLAFTVVLFTGSIGSTVLTYTKITVVCLMSTNKSLNSKALKTCSTHLFAYLIMLSSGMLIIILHRFPQYSDYRKLSAILFHIIPGCLNPIIYGVQSKEIRKFLSQSLQLLNTNKENPNISEK from the coding sequence ATGGAAAACTACACCTACAACAGCTGTACCCTCCAAGTGGAGGGGTTAAAGGTTACAGAAGTTTCTGTGTACcctgtctttctcttcttctttttctcctacCTAATAATTATATTTGCAAATGTTGGCATTGTAGTCGTGGTTTTCATTGACAAAAGTCTTCACCAGCCCATGTATCTGCTTTTCTGCAACCTGCCGGTTAATGACATTATTGGAAATTCTATCATGTTGCCCCGTTTGCTTTCAGATATCTTGCAGTCTTCATCTGTGCACATCATCAGTTATTATGAATGTGTGATCCAAGCTTTTACCTCACACATATATGCCACCACTTGCCACACAGTGCTCATGATTATGGCCTTTGACAGATATGTGGCCATCTGCAATCCCCTGCGCTATGCTGCCATAATGACCAACAAAATGGTGATCAAGCTGACAGTTTCTGCCTGGGGAGTGGCCTTTGTGTTGGTCGGGATTCTGCTCGGTCTGACCATACGTCTGAACCGATGCAGGACTCTGATCACAAATCCTTACTGTGACAATGCCTCACTGTTTAAACTCTCCTGTGAGAATGTGTCTATTAATAATGCCTATGGCCTCGCTTTCACCGTAGTTCTGTTCACAGGTTCAATAGGCAGCACGGTTCTCACCTATACTAAGATTACAGTAGTCTGTCTGATGAGTACCAACAAGTCTCTGAACAGTAAAGCCTTGAAGACCTGCAGCACTCATCTCTTTGCATATCTAATTATGTTGTCAAGTGGAATGCTGATCATTATCTTGCATCGCTTCCCTCAGTATTCAGACTACAGAAAACTGTCCGCTATTTTGTTTCATATCATCCCCGGCTGCCTTAACCCCATTATTTATGGCGTGCAGTCTAAAGAGATTCGGAAATTCCTGTCACAATCGTTGCAGTTGttaaatacaaacaaagaaaacccCAACATATCTGAGAAGTAA
- the LOC116060387 gene encoding olfactory receptor 146-like, whose product MENYTYNSFTLQLEGLKVTEVSVYPVFLFLFFSYLIIIFANVGIVVVVFIDKSLHQPMYLLFCNLPVNDIIGNSILLPRLLSDILQSSSVHIISYYECVIQAFTIHIYATTCHTALMIMAFDRYVAICNPLRYADIMTNKMVIKLTISAWGASFVLVGILLGLTIRLNRCRTLITNPFCDNASLFKLSCENVFINNAYGLAFTVVLFTGSIGSIVLTYTKITVVCLMSNNKSLNSKALKTCSTHLFAYLIMLSSGMLVIILHRFPQYSDYRKLSAILFQIIPGCLNPIIYGVQSKEIQKFLSQSFQLRKVLPTYMLTTKK is encoded by the coding sequence ATGGAAAACTACACCTACAACAGCTTTACCCTCCAACTGGAGGGGTTAAAGGTTACAGAAGTTTCTGTATACCCTGTCTTtctcttcttgtttttctccTACCTAATTATTATATTTGCAAATGTTGGCATTGTAGTCGTGGTTTTCATTGACAAAAGTCTTCACCAGCCCATGTATCTGCTTTTCTGCAACCTGCCGGTTAATGACATTATTGGAAATTCGATCTTGCTGCCCCGTTTGCTTTCAGATATCTTGCAGTCTTCATCTGTGCACATCATCAGTTATTATGAATGTGTGATCCAAGCTTTTACCATACACATATATGCCACCACCTGCCACACAGCGCTCATGATTATGGCCTTTGACAGATATGTGGCCATCTGCAATCCCCTGCGCTATGCTGACATAATGACCAACAAAATGGTGATTAAGCTGACAATTTCTGCCTGGGGAGCGTCCTTTGTGTTGGTCGGGATTCTGCTCGGTCTGACCATACGGCTGAACCGATGCAGGACTCTGATCACGAATCCTTTCTGTGACAATGCCTCACTGTTTAAACTCTCCTGTGAGAATGTGTTTATTAATAATGCCTATGGCCTCGCTTTCACCGTAGTTCTGTTCACAGGTTCAATAGGTAGCATAGTTCTCACCTATACTAAGATTACAGTAGTCTGTCTGATGAGTAACAACAAGTCTCTGAACAGTAAAGCCTTGAAGACCTGCAGCACTCATCTCTTTGCATATCTAATTATGTTGTCAAGTGGAATGCTGGTCATCATTCTGCATCGCTTCCCTCAGTATTCAGACTACAGAAAACTGTCCGCTATTTTGTTTCAAATCATTCCCGGCTGCCTTAACCCCATTATTTATGGCGTGCAGTCTAAAGAGATTCAGAAGTTCCTGTCACAATCGTTCCAGTTGAGAAAGGTTTTGCCAACGTACATGTTAACTACaaagaagtaa
- the LOC116060389 gene encoding olfactory receptor 2K2-like: MVTPLTQPIVFELEGFYVPPGYGAFFFFLALLNYMVMLLGNCVVLCVIVIDKNLHRPMFVMVCNLVVCDLLGATAVLPRLMIHFLTGQKKIAYIPAIAQAFSVHTYGVAAQTILGVMAYDRYIAVCEPLRYHTIMTSARLHSCCTLAWLVALLFIGVLFAWHVDTPLCGNIIQHIYCSNRGILGLACSPTPINNIYGLSMTWFVSTSIFLVIAFSYFRILHASVKRGRADSTIRSKAFQTCASHLVVYVLYEISSLVVIVSQRFPSISQDIKKFFSILFTIIPPVINPIIYGLVSKELRASIIKHLTYVQVRK; encoded by the exons ATGGTAACTCCTCTCACACAGCCTATCGTGTTCGAGCTGGAGGGCTTCTATGTACCACCGGGCTATGgcgccttcttcttcttcctagCTCTGCTTAACTACATGGTCATGCTGTTGGGGAATTGCGTGGTGCTGTGCGTCATTGTCATTGACAAGAACCTGCACAGACCCATGTTCGTAATGGTTTGTAACCTGGTAGTTTGTGATCTGTTGGGGGCCACAGCGGTGCTGCCTCGCCTCATGATACACTTCTTGACGGGCCAGAAGAAAATCGCCTACATCCCAGCTATCGCCCAGGCCTTCTCTGTGCACACGTACGGCGTCGCAGCGCAGACTATTCTGGGTGTGATGGCCTATGACAG GTATATTGCTGTGTGTGAACCACTCAGGTATCACACCATCATGACATCAGCTCGGCTGCACTCCTGCTGCACCCTGGCCTGGTTGGTTGCTCTGCTGTTTATTGGTGTGCTCTTCGCCTGGCACGTGGATACCCCGCTGTGTGGCAATATCATCCAACACATCTACTGCAGCAACCGTGGTATCCTAGGCCTGGCCTGCAGTCCCACCCCTATAAACAACATTTATG GTCTCTCCATGACCTGGTTTGTGAGTACAAGCATCTTCCTCGTCATTGCTTTTTCCTACTTCAGAATCCTGCATGCTTCTGTAAAACGAGGCAGAGCTGACAGCACCATCCGAAGTAAGGCCTTTCAGACGTGCGCATCGCACCTTGTTGTGTATGTGCTCTACGAAATATCTTCACTCGTCGTAATTGTGAGTCAAAGGTTCCCTTCCATCTCGCAAGATATCAAGAAGTTCTTCAGCATCCTTTTCACCATCATCCCACCAGTCATTAACCCCATTATCTATGGATTGGTCAGTAAAGAATTACGTGCAAGCATCATCAAGCATTTAACCTATGTCCAAGTCAGAAAATGA